The Drosophila nasuta strain 15112-1781.00 chromosome 2L, ASM2355853v1, whole genome shotgun sequence genome window below encodes:
- the LOC132798900 gene encoding uncharacterized protein LOC132798900 isoform X13 → MMKKVFFTRKPKAKKKNLGPCTPVRTIRTLTMAGNIEQRPWTPTVRTGRIAAETSNPGPAIVTLPTLIGSKVPDSKKKGAPSYTFGHKLTSRDETTGPGPAQYNVSGLRPKGKDHPRAATLQSRPKELSCFVNPGPGEYDVLPASKAVIDATPKYTFGKKPASAKFQLIPGPNHYQVVPLDVIKPRAPRYSFRIKVNVYLVNNPAPNSYCPEKVTQSRKNAPRYTFGRRTKIQHDLNTPAPGAYCPEKVKLSKTPEFSFGIKHHELRPDYTPAPGTYSPEKSKLHATPAFSIKGKATHDVVDATPAPGAYEPEKCVLSKTPAYSFGQRVQVTKTQDTPAPGTYQPEKVRLDYAPAYTLTGRHELKTVSFTPAPGSYAPEKYRTDHTPAFSFGGKHEQRLDSFTPAPGDYCPEKVRHDHNPAYSFAGRHDTLKTSETPSPGTYDLAKVRLDHNPAFSFAGRHDLQKPSETPAPGAYYPEKVRQDHNPAFSMAGKHDQKILNGTPAPGDYSPEKSRLDHTPAYSFGGRNDPKVENNTPAPGDYHPEKVRLDHNPAFSFAGRHDLQKPSETPAPGAYSPEKVRQDHNPAFSMAGKHDPKILNGTPAPGDYSPEKSRLDHTPAFSFASRYDLQKPSETPAPGAYYPEKVRQDHNPAFSLGGKHDAKITNGTPAPGDYSPEKSKLDHSPAYTFGGKNEPKVENHTPAPGDYHPEKVRLDHNPAFSFAGRHNLHKTSDTPAPGAYSPEKVRQDHNPAFSMAGKHDPKIVNETPAPGDYSPEKSRLDHNPAFSFGGRHDLQKPSDTPAPGAYSPGKVRQDYNPAFSMAGKHDPKIVNGTPAPGDYSPEKARLDHNPAYSFGGRNDHKIDNNTPAPGDYHPEKVRLDHNPAFSFGGRHDLQKPSDTPAPGAYSPEKVRQDHNPAFSMAGKHDPKILNGTPAPGDYSPEKSRIDHSPAFSFAGRHDLYKPSETPAPGAYYPEKVRQDHNPAFSLGGKHDPKISNDTPAPGDYSPEKSKLDNTPAYTFGGRNDPKIENNTPAPGDYHPEKVRLDHNPAFSFAGRHDLQKPSETPAPGAYYPEKVRQDHNPAFSLGGKHDPKISNDTPAPGDYSPEKSRLDHTPAYSFGGRNNPKIENITPAPGDYHPEYVRLDHNPAFSFAGRHDLQKPSETPAPGAYYPEKVRQDHNPAFSLGGKYDPKISNDTPAPGDYSPEKSKLDNTPAFTFGGRNDPKVKNNTPAPGDYHPEKVRLDHNPAFSFAGRHDLQKPSDTPAPGAYSPEKVRQDHNPAFSMAGKHDPKLQNGTPAPGDYSPEKSRLDHTPAFSFAGRHDLHKPSETPAPGAYYPEKVRQDHNPAFSIAGKHDPKLVNGTPAPGDYSPEKTRLDHTPAYSFGGKNDPKIENPTPAPGDYHPEKVRLDHNPAFSFAGRHDLHKPSDTPAPGTYSPEKVRQDHNPAFSMAGKHDPKISNDTPAPGDYSPEKTRLDHTPAYTFGGKYDPKVDNHQPAPCDYSPEKVRLDHTPAYTIAGRTIIEHVSHTPAPCDYRPENCQLDGTPAFTFGMKLHREYISDTPAPNVYKIPTVLGSSKEGPIRSAPAYTMAGREKDSQIPSLVLPGPGYYDGEYTAVKPKPPVYTMRGKYKMVTDDNKPGPGAHCPEKYWEKRSTPAISFGILHSPFCGRQGQYLLPERYTRCLLSCRPDKAFS, encoded by the exons atgatGAAAAAA gTATTCTTTACACGGAAACCCAAGGCTAAGAAGAAGAATCTGGGACCCTGTACGCCCGTGAGGACAATACGTACTCTCACAATGGCCGGCAACATCGAACAGCGTCCGTGGACACCAACTGTGCGCACTGGCAGAATTGCCGCAGAAACCTCTAATCCGGGACCAGCCATAGTCACATTGCCCACTCTTATAG GCAGCAAAGTACCGGACTCAAAGAAAAAGGGCGCTCCCTCGTATACGTTTGGTCACAAACTAACCAGCCGGGATGAGACAACAGGACCTGGTCCGGCTCAGTACAATGTGTCGGGCCTACGACCGAAAGGTAAAGATCATCCACGGGCGGCAACCTTACAGAGTCGCCCCAAAGAGCTAAGCTGTTTTGTGAATCCCGGACCTGGGGAATACGATGTCCTGCCAGCGTCCAAGGCTGTCATAGATGCCACGCCCAAGTATACATTTGGCAAGAAGCCAGCGAGCGCAAAGTTTCAATTAATACCAG GTCCCAACCATTATCAAGTGGTGCCACTTGATGTTATTAAGCCGCGCGCGCCTCGATATTCCTTTCGCATTAAGGTTAACGTATACCTAGTTAACAATCCAG CGCCAAATAGCTATTGTCCTGAAAAGGTCACGCAATCAAGAAAGAATGCGCCACGTTACACATTTGGTAGACGAACAAAAATCCAACACGATCTGAATACACCAG CTCCGGGCGCATATTGTCCTGAAAAGGTAAAGCTGAGCAAGACACCAGAATTCAGTTTTGGCATTAAGCATCACGAGCTGCGTCCAGACTATACGCCAG cacCCGGCACATATAGTCCTGAAAAATCTAAATTGCACGCGACACCCGCTTTTAGCATCAAAGGCAAAGCAACGCACGATGTGGTTGATGCCACACCAG cCCCTGGCGCATACGAGCCTGAGAAATGTGTGCTTAGTAAAACGCCTGCCTACAGTTTTGGTCAACGTGTTCAAGTCACGAAAACACAAGACACTCCAGCTCCTGGCACGTATCAGCCAGAGAAAGTGCGCTTGGATTATGCTCCCGCCTACACGCTAACAGGTCGTCATGAACTGAAAACTGTAAGCTTTACGCCAGCTCCAGGTTCATATGCTCCGGAAAAGTATCGCACCGATCACACACCAGCATTCAGCTTCGGGGGTAAGCATGAGCAGCGGCTCGATAGCTTCACTCCAGCACCGGGAGACTATTGTCCTGAAAAAGTACGGCACGATCATAATCCTGCTTATTCATTTGCCGGCCGTCATGACACACTCAAAACGAGCGAAACTCCATCACCTGGCACCTATGATTTGGCAAAAGTGCGATTAGATCATAATCCTGCGTTCTCCTTTGCTGGTCGACACGATCTTCAAAAACCAAGTGAGACCCCTGCCCCAGGAGCTTACTATCCAGAGAAAGTTCGTCAGGATCATAATCCGGCTTTCTCCATGGCTGGCAAACATGATCAAAAGATCCTGAATGGCACCCCAGCCCCTGGAGATTACTCTCCAGAAAAGTCCCGCTTAGATCATACTCCCGCTTATAGTTTTGGAGGAAGAAATGATCCTAAAGTAGAAAATAATACTCCTGCTCCTGGTGATTATCACCCTGAGAAGGTTAGACTAGATCACAATCCTGCTTTTTCCTTTGCTGGAAGACATGATCTTCAAAAACCAAGTGAAACCCCAGCTCCTGGAGCATATTCGCCTGAAAAGGTGCGACAAGATCATAATCCTGCATTTTCAATGGCGGGCAAACATGATCCAAAGATCTTGAATGGCACCCCAGCACCAGGAGATTATTCTCCCGAGAAGTCTCGTTTAGACCATACTCCTGCATTTTCCTTTGCTAGTCGTTACGATCTACAAAAACCAAGTGAAACTCCTGCTCCAGGAGCTTACTATCCCGAAAAAGTTCGGCAGGATCACAATCCTGCGTTCTCATTAGGTGGTAAACATGACGCTAAGATCACAAATGGCACGCCAGCACCAGGAGATTACTCCCCAGAAAAAAGTAAACTGGATCACTCTCCAGCCTATACCTTTGGTGGAAAAAATGAACCTAAAGTAGAGAATCACACACCAGCCCCTGGCGATTACCATCCAGAAAAGGTTCGACTGGATCACAATCCCGCTTTCTCTTTCGCTGGTCGACACAATCTTCATAAGACTAGTGATACTCCCGCCCCTGGAGCTTATTCACCTGAAAAGGTCCGACAAGATCATAATCCTGCATTTTCCATGGCTGGAAAGCACGATCCTAAAATTGTTAATGAAACACCAGCCCCTGGAGATTACTCTCCCGAGAAGTCTCGCCTAGATCACAACCCTGCCTTTTCCTTTGGTGGACGTCACGATCTTCAAAAGCCAAGTGATACTCCTGCCCCTGGAGCTTATTCCCCCGGAAAAGTAAGACAAGATTATAATCCTGCATTTTCCATGGCTGGCAAACACGATCCCAAAATCGTTAATGGGACACCAGCCCCTGGAGATTACTCTCCAGAGAAAGCTCGCCTAGATCACAACCCCGCCTATAGCTTTGGAGGAAGGAATGATCACAAAATAGATAATAATACTCCTGCCCCCGGTGATTATCATCCCGAGAAGGTAAGATTAGATCACAATCCTGCCTTTTCATTTGGTGGACGTCACGATCTACAAAAGCCAAGTGATACCCCAGCTCCCGGAGCTTATTCCCCTGAGAAAGTCCGACAAGATCATAATCCCGCATTCTCAATGGCCGGCAAGCATGatccaaaaatactaaacggGACTCCTGCGCCAGGAGATTATTCTCCAGAAAAGTCTCGCATAGATCATAGTCCTGCTTTTTCTTTCGCTGGCCGTCACGATCTTTACAAACCAAGTGAAACCCCCGCTCCAGGAGCTTACTATCCTGAGAAGGTCCGCCAGGATCATAATCCTGCATTCTCTCTAGGTGGGAAACATGATCCTAAGATCTCAAATGACACACCAGCTCCAGGAGATTACTCTCCAGAAAAGAGTAAACTCGATAATACTCCTGCGTACACCTTTGGAGGAAGGAATGATccgaaaattgaaaacaatactCCGGCTCCCGGTGATTACCACCCTGAAAAGGTGCGATTGGACCACAACCCCGCTTTCTCTTTCGCCGGACGCCACGATCTTCAAAAGCCCAGTGAAACCCCAGCTCCAGGAGCTTATTATCCTGAGAAGGTTCGCCAGGATCATAATCCGGCATTCTCGTTAGGTGGCAAGCATGATCCTAAAATCTCAAATGACACACCAGCACCAGGAGATTACTCTCCCGAGAAGTCCCGCTTAGATCATACTCCTGCCTATAGCTTTGGTGGAAGGAATAATCccaaaatagaaaatattactCCCGCCCCCGGTGATTATCACCCAGAGTACGTAAGACTAGATCACAACCCTGCTTTTTCATTTGCTGGTCGTCACGATCTTCAAAAGCCTAGTGAAACCCCAGCTCCAGGAGCTTACTATCCTGAGAAGGTTCGTCAGGATCACAATCCTGCATTCTCGCTAGGTGGTAAATATGATCCTAAGATCTCAAACGACACTCCAGCTCCAGGAGATTACTCTCCAGAAAAGAGTAAGCTTGATAATACCCCTGCGTTCACCTTTGGTGGAAGAAATGATCCGAAAGTTAAAAACAATACTCCCGCCCCCGGTGATTACCACCCGGAGAAGGTTAGACTTGACCACAACCCTGCTTTTTCCTTTGCTGGACGCCACGACCTTCAAAAGCCAAGTGATACACCTGCCCCTGGAGCTTATTCCCCTGAAAAAGTCCGACAAGACCACAATCCTGCATTTTCCATGGCTGGCAAGCACGATCCAAAACTCCAGAACGGCACTCCGGCGCCAGGAGATTACTCCCCAGAGAAATCTCGCCTAGATCATACTCCTGCTTTCTCCTTCGCTGGCCGACACGATCTTCACAAGCCAAGTGAAACCCCTGCTCCAGGAGCTTACTATCCTGAAAAAGTTAGGCAAGATCATAATCCCGCCTTTTCTATCGCTGGCAAACACGATCCTAAACTCGTTAATGGAACCCCAGCTCCAGGAGATTACTCCCCTGAAAAGACCCGCCTTGATCATACTCCAGCCTATAGTTTTGGAGGAAAGAATGATCCGAAAATAGAGAATCCCACGCCAGCCCCTGGTGATTATCACCCAGAAAAAGTTAGACTAGACCACAACCCCGCCTTTTCCTTCGCTGGTCGCCACGATCTTCATAAGCCAAGTGATACCCCTGCTCCTGGAACATACTCTCCAGAGAAGGTCCGACAAGATCATAATCCTGCTTTTTCCATGGCTGGTAAACATGATCCAAAGATCTCAAACGACACACCAGCACCAGGAGACTATTCACCTGAAAAGACACGCCTGGATCATACACCTGCTTACACATTTGGCGGCAAATACGACCCCAAAGTGGACAATCATCAACCAGCGCCATGTGACTACTCGCCCGAGAAAGTTCGTCTTGATCATACACCCGCCTACACAATTGCAGGTCGTACGATCATTGAGCATGTAAGCCATACTCCAGCGCCCTGTGACTACAGACCAGAGAACTGTCAGCTAGATGGCACGCCAGCTTTCACCTTCGGCATGAAACTGCATCGGGAGTATATCAGTGATACACCAG CTCCTAATGTCTATAAGATACCCACTGTGTTGGGCAGCAGCAAGGAGGGTCCCATACGTTCGGCCCCGGCCTACACCATGGCTGGTCGGGAGAAGGACTCGCAAATACCTTCCCTCGTCCTGCCGGGTCCCGGCTATTACGATGGCGAATACACGGCCGTTAAGCCAAAACCTCCCGTTTACACTATGCGCGGTAAATACAAGATGGTCACCGATGACAATAAACCCGGTCCAGGCGCACATTGCCCAGAAAAG TATTGGGAGAAACGTTCGACTCCCGCAATATCCTTTGGCATTCTACATTCGCCGTTCTGTGGCCGACAAGGACAATATCTATTGCCAGAGCGTTATACACGATGTCTGCTGTCTTGTCGACCGGACAAGGCTTTTTCTTAA
- the LOC132798900 gene encoding uncharacterized protein LOC132798900 isoform X12 gives MMKKVFFTRKPKAKKKNLGPCTPVRTIRTLTMAGNIEQRPWTPTVRTGRIAAETSNPGPAIVTLPTLIGSKVPDSKKKGAPSYTFGHKLTSRDETTGPGPAQYNVSGLRPKGKDHPRAATLQSRPKELSCFVNPGPGEYDVLPASKAVIDATPKYTFGKKPASAKFQLIPGPNHYQVVPLDVIKPRAPRYSFRIKVNVYLVNNPAPNSYCPEKVTQSRKNAPRYTFGRRTKIQHDLNTPAPGAYCPEKVKLSKTPEFSFGIKHHELRPDYTPAPGTYSPEKSKLHATPAFSIKGKATHDVVDATPAPGAYEPEKCVLSKTPAYSFGQRVQVTKTQDTPAPGTYQPEKVRLDYAPAYTLTGRHELKTVSFTPAPGSYAPEKYRTDHTPAFSFGGKHEQRLDSFTPAPGDYCPEKVRHDHNPAYSFAGRHDTLKTSETPSPGTYDLAKVRLDHNPAFSFAGRHDLQKPSETPAPGAYYPEKVRQDHNPAFSMAGKHDQKILNGTPAPGDYSPEKSRLDHTPAYSFGGRNDPKVENNTPAPGDYHPEKVRLDHNPAFSFAGRHDLQKPSETPAPGAYSPEKVRQDHNPAFSMAGKHDPKILNGTPAPGDYSPEKSRLDHTPAFSFASRYDLQKPSETPAPGAYYPEKVRQDHNPAFSLGGKHDAKITNGTPAPGDYSPEKSKLDHSPAYTFGGKNEPKVENHTPAPGDYHPEKVRLDHNPAFSFAGRHNLHKTSDTPAPGAYSPEKVRQDHNPAFSMAGKHDPKIVNETPAPGDYSPEKSRLDHNPAFSFGGRHDLQKPSDTPAPGAYSPGKVRQDYNPAFSMAGKHDPKIVNGTPAPGDYSPEKARLDHNPAYSFGGRNDHKIDNNTPAPGDYHPEKVRLDHNPAFSFGGRHDLQKPSDTPAPGAYSPEKVRQDHNPAFSMAGKHDPKILNGTPAPGDYSPEKSRIDHSPAFSFAGRHDLYKPSETPAPGAYYPEKVRQDHNPAFSLGGKHDPKISNDTPAPGDYSPEKSKLDNTPAYTFGGRNDPKIENNTPAPGDYHPEKVRLDHNPAFSFAGRHDLQKPSETPAPGAYYPEKVRQDHNPAFSLGGKHDPKISNDTPAPGDYSPEKSRLDHTPAYSFGGRNNPKIENITPAPGDYHPEYVRLDHNPAFSFAGRHDLQKPSETPAPGAYYPEKVRQDHNPAFSLGGKYDPKISNDTPAPGDYSPEKSKLDNTPAFTFGGRNDPKVKNNTPAPGDYHPEKVRLDHNPAFSFAGRHDLQKPSDTPAPGAYSPEKVRQDHNPAFSMAGKHDPKLQNGTPAPGDYSPEKSRLDHTPAFSFAGRHDLHKPSETPAPGAYYPEKVRQDHNPAFSIAGKHDPKLVNGTPAPGDYSPEKTRLDHTPAYSFGGKNDPKIENPTPAPGDYHPEKVRLDHNPAFSFAGRHDLHKPSDTPAPGTYSPEKVRQDHNPAFSMAGKHDPKISNDTPAPGDYSPEKTRLDHTPAYTFGGKYDPKVDNHQPAPCDYSPEKVRLDHTPAYTIAGRTIIEHVSHTPAPCDYRPENCQLDGTPAFTFGMKLHREYISDTPAPTAYEPEKHTQNTPAFTFGTKTEIKVSTDAPAPNVYKIPTVLGSSKEGPIRSAPAYTMAGREKDSQIPSLVLPGPGYYDGEYTAVKPKPPVYTMRGKYKMVTDDNKPGPGAHCPEKYWEKRSTPAISFGILHSPFCGRQGQYLLPERYTRCLLSCRPDKAFS, from the exons atgatGAAAAAA gTATTCTTTACACGGAAACCCAAGGCTAAGAAGAAGAATCTGGGACCCTGTACGCCCGTGAGGACAATACGTACTCTCACAATGGCCGGCAACATCGAACAGCGTCCGTGGACACCAACTGTGCGCACTGGCAGAATTGCCGCAGAAACCTCTAATCCGGGACCAGCCATAGTCACATTGCCCACTCTTATAG GCAGCAAAGTACCGGACTCAAAGAAAAAGGGCGCTCCCTCGTATACGTTTGGTCACAAACTAACCAGCCGGGATGAGACAACAGGACCTGGTCCGGCTCAGTACAATGTGTCGGGCCTACGACCGAAAGGTAAAGATCATCCACGGGCGGCAACCTTACAGAGTCGCCCCAAAGAGCTAAGCTGTTTTGTGAATCCCGGACCTGGGGAATACGATGTCCTGCCAGCGTCCAAGGCTGTCATAGATGCCACGCCCAAGTATACATTTGGCAAGAAGCCAGCGAGCGCAAAGTTTCAATTAATACCAG GTCCCAACCATTATCAAGTGGTGCCACTTGATGTTATTAAGCCGCGCGCGCCTCGATATTCCTTTCGCATTAAGGTTAACGTATACCTAGTTAACAATCCAG CGCCAAATAGCTATTGTCCTGAAAAGGTCACGCAATCAAGAAAGAATGCGCCACGTTACACATTTGGTAGACGAACAAAAATCCAACACGATCTGAATACACCAG CTCCGGGCGCATATTGTCCTGAAAAGGTAAAGCTGAGCAAGACACCAGAATTCAGTTTTGGCATTAAGCATCACGAGCTGCGTCCAGACTATACGCCAG cacCCGGCACATATAGTCCTGAAAAATCTAAATTGCACGCGACACCCGCTTTTAGCATCAAAGGCAAAGCAACGCACGATGTGGTTGATGCCACACCAG cCCCTGGCGCATACGAGCCTGAGAAATGTGTGCTTAGTAAAACGCCTGCCTACAGTTTTGGTCAACGTGTTCAAGTCACGAAAACACAAGACACTCCAGCTCCTGGCACGTATCAGCCAGAGAAAGTGCGCTTGGATTATGCTCCCGCCTACACGCTAACAGGTCGTCATGAACTGAAAACTGTAAGCTTTACGCCAGCTCCAGGTTCATATGCTCCGGAAAAGTATCGCACCGATCACACACCAGCATTCAGCTTCGGGGGTAAGCATGAGCAGCGGCTCGATAGCTTCACTCCAGCACCGGGAGACTATTGTCCTGAAAAAGTACGGCACGATCATAATCCTGCTTATTCATTTGCCGGCCGTCATGACACACTCAAAACGAGCGAAACTCCATCACCTGGCACCTATGATTTGGCAAAAGTGCGATTAGATCATAATCCTGCGTTCTCCTTTGCTGGTCGACACGATCTTCAAAAACCAAGTGAGACCCCTGCCCCAGGAGCTTACTATCCAGAGAAAGTTCGTCAGGATCATAATCCGGCTTTCTCCATGGCTGGCAAACATGATCAAAAGATCCTGAATGGCACCCCAGCCCCTGGAGATTACTCTCCAGAAAAGTCCCGCTTAGATCATACTCCCGCTTATAGTTTTGGAGGAAGAAATGATCCTAAAGTAGAAAATAATACTCCTGCTCCTGGTGATTATCACCCTGAGAAGGTTAGACTAGATCACAATCCTGCTTTTTCCTTTGCTGGAAGACATGATCTTCAAAAACCAAGTGAAACCCCAGCTCCTGGAGCATATTCGCCTGAAAAGGTGCGACAAGATCATAATCCTGCATTTTCAATGGCGGGCAAACATGATCCAAAGATCTTGAATGGCACCCCAGCACCAGGAGATTATTCTCCCGAGAAGTCTCGTTTAGACCATACTCCTGCATTTTCCTTTGCTAGTCGTTACGATCTACAAAAACCAAGTGAAACTCCTGCTCCAGGAGCTTACTATCCCGAAAAAGTTCGGCAGGATCACAATCCTGCGTTCTCATTAGGTGGTAAACATGACGCTAAGATCACAAATGGCACGCCAGCACCAGGAGATTACTCCCCAGAAAAAAGTAAACTGGATCACTCTCCAGCCTATACCTTTGGTGGAAAAAATGAACCTAAAGTAGAGAATCACACACCAGCCCCTGGCGATTACCATCCAGAAAAGGTTCGACTGGATCACAATCCCGCTTTCTCTTTCGCTGGTCGACACAATCTTCATAAGACTAGTGATACTCCCGCCCCTGGAGCTTATTCACCTGAAAAGGTCCGACAAGATCATAATCCTGCATTTTCCATGGCTGGAAAGCACGATCCTAAAATTGTTAATGAAACACCAGCCCCTGGAGATTACTCTCCCGAGAAGTCTCGCCTAGATCACAACCCTGCCTTTTCCTTTGGTGGACGTCACGATCTTCAAAAGCCAAGTGATACTCCTGCCCCTGGAGCTTATTCCCCCGGAAAAGTAAGACAAGATTATAATCCTGCATTTTCCATGGCTGGCAAACACGATCCCAAAATCGTTAATGGGACACCAGCCCCTGGAGATTACTCTCCAGAGAAAGCTCGCCTAGATCACAACCCCGCCTATAGCTTTGGAGGAAGGAATGATCACAAAATAGATAATAATACTCCTGCCCCCGGTGATTATCATCCCGAGAAGGTAAGATTAGATCACAATCCTGCCTTTTCATTTGGTGGACGTCACGATCTACAAAAGCCAAGTGATACCCCAGCTCCCGGAGCTTATTCCCCTGAGAAAGTCCGACAAGATCATAATCCCGCATTCTCAATGGCCGGCAAGCATGatccaaaaatactaaacggGACTCCTGCGCCAGGAGATTATTCTCCAGAAAAGTCTCGCATAGATCATAGTCCTGCTTTTTCTTTCGCTGGCCGTCACGATCTTTACAAACCAAGTGAAACCCCCGCTCCAGGAGCTTACTATCCTGAGAAGGTCCGCCAGGATCATAATCCTGCATTCTCTCTAGGTGGGAAACATGATCCTAAGATCTCAAATGACACACCAGCTCCAGGAGATTACTCTCCAGAAAAGAGTAAACTCGATAATACTCCTGCGTACACCTTTGGAGGAAGGAATGATccgaaaattgaaaacaatactCCGGCTCCCGGTGATTACCACCCTGAAAAGGTGCGATTGGACCACAACCCCGCTTTCTCTTTCGCCGGACGCCACGATCTTCAAAAGCCCAGTGAAACCCCAGCTCCAGGAGCTTATTATCCTGAGAAGGTTCGCCAGGATCATAATCCGGCATTCTCGTTAGGTGGCAAGCATGATCCTAAAATCTCAAATGACACACCAGCACCAGGAGATTACTCTCCCGAGAAGTCCCGCTTAGATCATACTCCTGCCTATAGCTTTGGTGGAAGGAATAATCccaaaatagaaaatattactCCCGCCCCCGGTGATTATCACCCAGAGTACGTAAGACTAGATCACAACCCTGCTTTTTCATTTGCTGGTCGTCACGATCTTCAAAAGCCTAGTGAAACCCCAGCTCCAGGAGCTTACTATCCTGAGAAGGTTCGTCAGGATCACAATCCTGCATTCTCGCTAGGTGGTAAATATGATCCTAAGATCTCAAACGACACTCCAGCTCCAGGAGATTACTCTCCAGAAAAGAGTAAGCTTGATAATACCCCTGCGTTCACCTTTGGTGGAAGAAATGATCCGAAAGTTAAAAACAATACTCCCGCCCCCGGTGATTACCACCCGGAGAAGGTTAGACTTGACCACAACCCTGCTTTTTCCTTTGCTGGACGCCACGACCTTCAAAAGCCAAGTGATACACCTGCCCCTGGAGCTTATTCCCCTGAAAAAGTCCGACAAGACCACAATCCTGCATTTTCCATGGCTGGCAAGCACGATCCAAAACTCCAGAACGGCACTCCGGCGCCAGGAGATTACTCCCCAGAGAAATCTCGCCTAGATCATACTCCTGCTTTCTCCTTCGCTGGCCGACACGATCTTCACAAGCCAAGTGAAACCCCTGCTCCAGGAGCTTACTATCCTGAAAAAGTTAGGCAAGATCATAATCCCGCCTTTTCTATCGCTGGCAAACACGATCCTAAACTCGTTAATGGAACCCCAGCTCCAGGAGATTACTCCCCTGAAAAGACCCGCCTTGATCATACTCCAGCCTATAGTTTTGGAGGAAAGAATGATCCGAAAATAGAGAATCCCACGCCAGCCCCTGGTGATTATCACCCAGAAAAAGTTAGACTAGACCACAACCCCGCCTTTTCCTTCGCTGGTCGCCACGATCTTCATAAGCCAAGTGATACCCCTGCTCCTGGAACATACTCTCCAGAGAAGGTCCGACAAGATCATAATCCTGCTTTTTCCATGGCTGGTAAACATGATCCAAAGATCTCAAACGACACACCAGCACCAGGAGACTATTCACCTGAAAAGACACGCCTGGATCATACACCTGCTTACACATTTGGCGGCAAATACGACCCCAAAGTGGACAATCATCAACCAGCGCCATGTGACTACTCGCCCGAGAAAGTTCGTCTTGATCATACACCCGCCTACACAATTGCAGGTCGTACGATCATTGAGCATGTAAGCCATACTCCAGCGCCCTGTGACTACAGACCAGAGAACTGTCAGCTAGATGGCACGCCAGCTTTCACCTTCGGCATGAAACTGCATCGGGAGTATATCAGTGATACACCAG CACCCACTGCATATGAGCcggaaaaacacacacaaaacacaccaGCCTTCACGTTTGGCACGAAAACTGAGATTAAAGTCTCCACCGACGCACCTG CTCCTAATGTCTATAAGATACCCACTGTGTTGGGCAGCAGCAAGGAGGGTCCCATACGTTCGGCCCCGGCCTACACCATGGCTGGTCGGGAGAAGGACTCGCAAATACCTTCCCTCGTCCTGCCGGGTCCCGGCTATTACGATGGCGAATACACGGCCGTTAAGCCAAAACCTCCCGTTTACACTATGCGCGGTAAATACAAGATGGTCACCGATGACAATAAACCCGGTCCAGGCGCACATTGCCCAGAAAAG TATTGGGAGAAACGTTCGACTCCCGCAATATCCTTTGGCATTCTACATTCGCCGTTCTGTGGCCGACAAGGACAATATCTATTGCCAGAGCGTTATACACGATGTCTGCTGTCTTGTCGACCGGACAAGGCTTTTTCTTAA